The following coding sequences lie in one Cloeon dipterum chromosome 1, ieCloDipt1.1, whole genome shotgun sequence genomic window:
- the LOC135937259 gene encoding DNA repair protein RAD51 homolog 4-like isoform X1: MALRDLTDIFKQDDLIRHLGKKKIITARDFLLAEPSRLAPLTYQEAKALKLRVARACAPFAQSGLQTYKEFVTNSAVVPSGVPQVDLILSGGLSTGQILEIFGFSGTGKSEFCHRLSVNVSLNLRKPVLYLHTKGDFDAQAILRIMRGSAPVPPSSQAMEDAAKKIQVAHIRSMEHLLVALPNLLIRTNPRVVIVDSMAALVHPLLGAQMVTLAKLQTVANGLKRAAADSQFALLLVNHRTEAAVDATEDELEPRAAMGTAWQSVPQTRLLFAKEEDSYSVSLVKDAYLPKKTTVVKY; encoded by the exons ATGGCCCTACGCGATCTGACCGACATCTTCAAGCAGGATGACTTGATTCGCCACCTAGGAAAAAAGAAGATTATCACTGCCAGGGATTTCCTTTTGGCCGAACCTTCTAGACTTGCTCCGCTCACATACCAGGAGGCGAAGGCTCTCAAACTCAGGGTAGCCAGGGCGTGTGCACCGTTTGCCCAAAGTGGCCTGCAAACGTACAAAGAATTCGTGACCAACTCTGCTGTTGTTCCCAGCGGCGTGCCTCAGGTGGACTTGATTTTATCTGGAGGGCTTAGCACAGGACAAATTTTAGAGATCTTTGGATTCAGCGGAACGGGGAAGAGTGAATTTTGCCACCGTCTCTCAGTGAACGTCTCGTTGAACCTGAGGAAACCCGTGTTGTACCTGCATACCAAAGGGGACTTTGATGCGCAAGCCATTCTGAGAATCATGCGAGGCTCAGCACCAGTGCCACCAAGCTCTCAAG CCATGGAAGATGCAGCCAAAAAGATCCAAGTGGCCCACATCCGTAGCATGGAGCACCTGCTTGTCGCCCTGCCAAACCTCCTGATAAGGACAAACCCTCGAGTTGTGATTGTCGACTCAATGGCCGCCCTGGTGCATCCCCTTCTCGGCGCTCAAATGGTCACCTTGGCCAAACTGCAGACCGTTGCCAACGGGCTGAAGAGGGCGGCTGCAGACAGCCAATTCGCCCTTCTGCTGGTGAATCACCGCACGGAGGCGGCAGTGGACGCCACTGAGGATGAGCTTGAGCCAAGGGCCGCCATGGGTACTGCCTGGCAGTCGGTGCCCCAGACTAGACTCTTGTTCGCCAAAGAAGAAGACAGCTATTCTGTCAGTTTGGTCAAGGATGCTTACTTGCCAAAGAAGACCACAGTTGTCAAATATTGA
- the LOC135937259 gene encoding uncharacterized protein LOC135937259 isoform X2 — translation MKHHEVEFTWQQAQSLNPSSNGHGILVAHLLPFDCFREKIKRLHEYGNLNLPSNASRPTVRCQYCFNFWNEQLYKVRIKAKHRHSTASLKVLRRYNENPNQLRPIEKNLVKKLQKTTNNMVLTCSVCHKTTSFELPRAAPKVPVVQEPESVKKKKKKKKKDKLCGLSMSISGTGSDLLCRTPLSSAASSPLTMSPCPSPTPVKTPKILIASTPKGKFHPASTPNNSKNKSPSVLPLKSKNKKGKPEKKSNKNLLKQKLNRDVKNSLRDFLTSIP, via the exons ATGAAGCACCACGAAGTGGAGTTCACATGGCAGCAGGCACAAAGCTTGAATCCCAGTAGCAACGGGCACGGCATTCTGGTCGCACACCTTCT ACCGTTTGATTGTttcagagagaaaattaaaagactgCATGAGTATGGAAACCTCAACTTGCCGAGCAACGCATCTAGACCCACAGTCCGATGTCAATATTGCTTTAATTTCTGGAATGAGCAGCTCTACAAAGTCAGGATCAAGGCCAAGCACAGACATTCGACGGCATCGTTGAAAGTTCTTAGGAGGTACAATGAAAACCCAAACCAGCTGAGGCCAATCGAGAAGAACCTTGTCAAGAAGTTGcagaaaacaacaaacaacatG GTTTTGACTTGCTCAGTGTGTCATAAGACCACCTCATTTGAACTGCCTAGGGCTGCTCCCAAAGTGCCTGTAGTGCAAGAGCCTGAGTCGgtcaagaaaaagaagaagaagaaaaagaaggacAAGCTGTGTGGCCTGAGTATGTCTATTTCAGGAACTGGATCGGACTTGCTATGCAGAACTCCACTTTCCTCAGCTGCTTCTTCGCCACTCACTATGTCACCGTGTCCTTCTCCAACACCTGTGAAAACACCAAAAATTCTGATTGCTTCCACCCCCAAAGGCAAGTTCCATCCCGCCTCTACTCCaaacaattctaaaaataagagTCCTTCAGTATTGCctttgaaatctaaaaataaaaaaggcaagccggagaaaaaatcaaacaaaaatctgcTAAAGCAAAAACTGAACAGAGATGTAAAAAATAGCCTCAGGGACTTCTTGACTTCAATTCCATGA
- the Got1 gene encoding aspartate aminotransferase, cytoplasmic, with amino-acid sequence MTSRFSEVTTGPPIEVFALNKAFLDDTNPNKVNLGVGAYRTDDCKPWVLPVVRKTEQAMANNEALNHEYLPVLGLDPFSTAATRMLLGKDNKAIAEGRAFGIQTLSGTGSLRMAAEFLGRILKYKTFYYSVPTWENHHLIFVSAGFTEPKTYRYWKAETRGLDLDGMLEDLRNAPENSVIILHSCAHNPTGVDPTPDQWKQIADVVQEKKLFPLFDCAYQGFASGDLEKDAFAIRYFVERGFELVGCQSFAKNFGLYNERAGNLTVVVNETKVVAPSKSQLTLLVRGMYSNPPNHGASVVSTVLNTPELYEEWKGCIKTMADRIISMRQGLRERLEKLGTPGTWEHITNQIGMFSYTGLNQKHVETLVNEYHIYLLKSGRINMCGLTSKNIDYVANAIFETVSKVGLDSSL; translated from the exons ATGACCTCCAGGTTCTCTGAAGTCACCACCGGCCCACCGATTGAGGTGTTCGCCCTGAACAAGGCGTTCTTGGACGACACCAACCCCAACAAAGTTAACTTGGGCGTCGGAG CTTATCGTACTGATGATTGTAAACCATGGGTGCTGCCAGTGGTGCGAAAGACCGAGCAGGCGATGGCCAACAATGAGGCCCTCAACCACGAGTATTTGCCTGTTTTGGGCCTGGACCCATTCTCCACCGCAGCCACCAGGATGCTCCTTGGCAAGGATAACAAAGCTATTGCCGAAGGAAGG GCGTTCGGAATTCAAACTTTGAGTGGCACAGGAAGCTTGCGCATGGCAGCCGAGTTTTTGGGCCGCATTCTCAAATATAAAACCTTTTACTACTCTGTGCCCACCTGGG AAAATCACCATCTGATTTTTGTCAGTGCTGGGTTCACCGAGCCAAAGACATACCGATATTGGAAAGCTGAAACACGCGGTTTGGATCTGGACGGCATGCTGGAGGATCTGCGCAACGCTCCCGAAAACTCGGTCATCATCTTGCACTCCTGCGCACACAACCCTACTGGAGTGGATCCAACCCCTGACCAGTGGAAGCAAATCGCTGATGTGGTCCAG GAGAAAAAACTGTTCCCGCTCTTTGACTGCGCGTACCAAGGCTTTGCCTCTGGCGATTTAGAGAAAGACGCTTTTGCAATCCGATACTTTGTGGAGCGCGGATTTGAGCTTGTTGGATGTCAGTCGTTCGCCAAGAACTTCGGTCTTTACA ATGAGCGTGCTGGCAACCTGACAGTGGTTGTGAATGAGACCAAAGTCGTAGCTCCAAGCAAGTCCCAGCTGACGCTGTTAGTGAGAGGAATGTACTCCAATCCTCCAAATCACGGTGCTAGCGTGGTGTCCACGGTGCTCAACACTCCTGAACTCTACGAGGAATG GAAGGGATGCATTAAGACAATGGCCGACCGCATCATAAGCATGAGGCAAGGGTTGAGGGAGCGTCTGGAGAAACTTGGAACGCCAGGCACTTGGGAACATATCACCAACCAGATTGGCATGTTCTCGTACACTGGTCTCAATC AGAAGCACGTTGAGACACTGGTGAACGAGTATCACATCTATCTGCTGAAGAGTGGACGCATCAACATGTGCGGGCTGACAAGCAAGAACATCGATTACGTGGCCAACGCCATTTTCGAGACAGTCTCGAAAGTTGGTCTCGACTCGTCTCTCTAA
- the LOC135937259 gene encoding uncharacterized protein LOC135937259 isoform X3, with the protein MKHHEVEFTWQQAQSLNPSSNGHGILVAHLLEKIKRLHEYGNLNLPSNASRPTVRCQYCFNFWNEQLYKVRIKAKHRHSTASLKVLRRYNENPNQLRPIEKNLVKKLQKTTNNMVLTCSVCHKTTSFELPRAAPKVPVVQEPESVKKKKKKKKKDKLCGLSMSISGTGSDLLCRTPLSSAASSPLTMSPCPSPTPVKTPKILIASTPKGKFHPASTPNNSKNKSPSVLPLKSKNKKGKPEKKSNKNLLKQKLNRDVKNSLRDFLTSIP; encoded by the exons ATGAAGCACCACGAAGTGGAGTTCACATGGCAGCAGGCACAAAGCTTGAATCCCAGTAGCAACGGGCACGGCATTCTGGTCGCACACCTTCT agagaaaattaaaagactgCATGAGTATGGAAACCTCAACTTGCCGAGCAACGCATCTAGACCCACAGTCCGATGTCAATATTGCTTTAATTTCTGGAATGAGCAGCTCTACAAAGTCAGGATCAAGGCCAAGCACAGACATTCGACGGCATCGTTGAAAGTTCTTAGGAGGTACAATGAAAACCCAAACCAGCTGAGGCCAATCGAGAAGAACCTTGTCAAGAAGTTGcagaaaacaacaaacaacatG GTTTTGACTTGCTCAGTGTGTCATAAGACCACCTCATTTGAACTGCCTAGGGCTGCTCCCAAAGTGCCTGTAGTGCAAGAGCCTGAGTCGgtcaagaaaaagaagaagaagaaaaagaaggacAAGCTGTGTGGCCTGAGTATGTCTATTTCAGGAACTGGATCGGACTTGCTATGCAGAACTCCACTTTCCTCAGCTGCTTCTTCGCCACTCACTATGTCACCGTGTCCTTCTCCAACACCTGTGAAAACACCAAAAATTCTGATTGCTTCCACCCCCAAAGGCAAGTTCCATCCCGCCTCTACTCCaaacaattctaaaaataagagTCCTTCAGTATTGCctttgaaatctaaaaataaaaaaggcaagccggagaaaaaatcaaacaaaaatctgcTAAAGCAAAAACTGAACAGAGATGTAAAAAATAGCCTCAGGGACTTCTTGACTTCAATTCCATGA